The region GATGGGTATGATGCTACTATTAAGGCGACATATTTCCTGTATTTGTCATCGATAAAAGCTCCTGAAAGTCTATAAGCTCCAATCGCTAGCAGTAGCCCCGTGATCAATATCATTACGGGAAAAGATGTTTCTATGCCTACGGCGAAGCTTATTAGAGCTAGAAGCTGGTGAGTTAGCGGCGGATAAGTTGTTATGAGGAATCCTCTATACCATCTCGGCTCCCAAAGGCTGAACCAGCTTCTCCTGTAGTGGTCTGCGAAGAATATATGTGTGTAAGCGTCGTAGGAATACTTGTAGGTTCCTATTAAAGCCATTAAACCGTTTAAAGAGAGAGATAGGATTGCGGCTGGCGCGAGTTTTTTCAGGTTGGTGATTAGCTTGCCTCTAGCCATAGTCGCTTGTAAATTTCTAAGTATTGTCTAGCTATTAATGCCCACTTCCTTTTCTCGGCGAATTTCCTGTTTGCTCTGCCAAGCTTTTCGGCAAGACTCGGGTGAAGCATTACATTTGTTATAGCTTTAACGAAGCTTTCTACTCTATGCGGTATTATCATAATCCCCGCTCCTTCTCTTGCTAATTCTCTAAATTCCGGTAGATCCGAGGCTATCATAGGCTTTCCAAAAGCAGCAAGTAGGTGCACTACTCCCGAAGTTCCAGTGCAGGCTTTATAAGGTAATACGATTAACCCTATATTCTTCAATAATTTCGGAAGTTTACCATTTTCTAAGTAACCAATATAGTATATGTCATTTGCTCCGTCAAGTTTTGTTAAAATATTTATGTATTCTGTGAATATAGGATGAGGAGCTCCAACTATGAAAAGCTTGGCTTCTCTAAACTTAGGATTTTCTTTTATTTTTTTAAACGCCTCAACTAGCAGCTCTATGTCTTTGTTTGGTCCTATATGACCTAAGAATAATATCCCGTGGTTGATATTAAAATCTGGTTTACAATCTGTAAACCACGCCCCGTGAGGTATGAATATGGCTTTTTCATTATATCTAGCCTTGACGAATTTTAGATAGGATCTGACGAGGACGACTACTGTATGCGATGAGCACGCAAGCTTTGTTGCTATAAACAAGCCCAGCACGTTTAGAAGTGTTTTCTTTAACCCGGCTGTTTCCGGTTTTATAGCCTCGGGGAAGTTGTGCATTGTGGTGATGGTTTTGAATCCTAAGACTTTTGTCAGGGCTGGCAGGGCTAATCCTATGAAGTTTACTATTCTCGATCTTCCGAATACGCTTAGGCTTATGTTGTAGTGTACTATGTGGGGTTTATTTTTGATAATATACCATATAATTTTTAAAATTGACAAGGCGTTGTTGTTTTCCCAGAGCGGAATTACTTTTACTTTATCTATTTTAGGTGGTGAAGTTGTCTCGGTATTTGATAGAATATCGATTTTCTCTATTTCTTCTAGTTTAGCGAGTTCTTTAACGAGTGCTTCAGCGTACTCGCTTAGTCTTCCCCGACAGTTGGGGAAGCAGCTTACTAGGCAGAGCTTCAATCCCATCTGGTTTATATTTCGGTTTTGTAGTATGGTGGTGTGTTTAAGTAGGTTATTCCGTATGCTAGTATGAGTTTTTTGTTTTTAAGCCAGTTCACAGCTTTCTTGTTTCCCAACATTAGAGCCTGCTCAACCCTCTTCCTTAATATTTTATAACCTATCTCCCAAGCTTCACGCAAAAACCTACGAGAAGGATG is a window of Thermoproteales archaeon DNA encoding:
- a CDS encoding glycosyltransferase → MGLKLCLVSCFPNCRGRLSEYAEALVKELAKLEEIEKIDILSNTETTSPPKIDKVKVIPLWENNNALSILKIIWYIIKNKPHIVHYNISLSVFGRSRIVNFIGLALPALTKVLGFKTITTMHNFPEAIKPETAGLKKTLLNVLGLFIATKLACSSHTVVVLVRSYLKFVKARYNEKAIFIPHGAWFTDCKPDFNINHGILFLGHIGPNKDIELLVEAFKKIKENPKFREAKLFIVGAPHPIFTEYINILTKLDGANDIYYIGYLENGKLPKLLKNIGLIVLPYKACTGTSGVVHLLAAFGKPMIASDLPEFRELAREGAGIMIIPHRVESFVKAITNVMLHPSLAEKLGRANRKFAEKRKWALIARQYLEIYKRLWLEAS